The Pseudalkalibacillus hwajinpoensis DNA window GGCAATTGAAACGTGTGACACGTGTATGGTTGAGGTGAACGGAGAGATTGTAAGGGGTTGTTCGACGAAATTATCCAATGGAGATAGCATTAATATGACTGCTTCGCACGTGAAGGAAGCTCAAAACATTGCTATGGACCGAATTCTTTATAATCACGAGCTTTATTGTACCGTATGTGATTACAACAACGGAACGTGTGAAGTACATAATACAGTTAAACAAATGAAAATGAATCACCAGAGTATCCCGTTTGAATCAAAGCCAGATCCTGTTGACAATTCAAACCCCTTCTATCGTTACGATCCAGATCAATGTATTCTATGCGGTCGCTGTGTTGAGGCGTGTCAGGATGTACAGGTAACCGAAACGCTCACGATTGACTGGGAACGAGAACGTCCTCGTGTCATCTGGGATAACGATGTTGCAATCAACGAATCTTCTTGTGTTTCATGTGGACACTGTTCAACCGTATGTCCATGTAATGCGATGATGGAGAAGGGTATGGAAGGCGAAACAGGATTATTAACAGGGATTCAAAAAGACACGCTACGTCCAATGATTGAGTTAACGAAAAACGTTGAAACTGGCTATAATTCAATTCTTGCGATTTCAGATATGGAATCTGCCATGCGCGAAAATGACATTAAGAAAACAAAGACCGTTTGTACATATTGTGGTGTCGGCTGTAGCTTTGATGTTTGGACTAAAGGCCGCGATATTTTAAAGGTAGAGCCACAGGCTGAAGCGCCAGCGAACGGCATTTCAACATGTGTGAAAGGAAAGTTTGGGTGGGACTACGTCAACAGTGACGAGCGTCTAACTAAACCTCTCATTAGAGAAGGGGATTCTTTCCGTGAAGCAGAATGGGAAGAAGCACTTCAGCTCATTAGCAGCAAATTCGCTGAAGTCAAAGAGAACCATGGCTCGAATGCGTTGTCCTTCATTAGTTCTTCCAAGTGTACGAATGAAGAGTCATATTTAATGCAGAAACTTGGTCGAAGCATTATTGGAACGAATAACATTGATAACTGCTCACGTTATTGCCAGACGCCTGCAACGGTAGGTTTATTTAGAACAGTTGGCCATGGTGGTGATGCGGGCTCAATTAAAGACATTGAGATGTCAGAACTCGTCATTGTCATTGGGTCGAATACATCTGAATCACATCCGGTCCTTTCAACAAGAGTGAAAAGTTCTAATAAGCTTCATGGCCAAAAACTAATTGTATCTGACTTAAGGAAGCATGAGATGGCGGAACGATCGGATCTATTTGTTCGCCCATCATCAGGGACTGACCTTGTCTGGTTATCTGCTGTAACAAAATACATCATCGACCAGGGCTGGGCTGACGAAGCATTTCTGAAGGATCGCGTTAATGGACTTGATGACTATATCGCAAGTCTTGATCAATACACGATGAGCTATGCTTCTGAGGTAACTGGAATCGCTGAAGAAAAGTTAATTCAGATTGCTGAAATGATCCATGAAGCGAAGACAACCGTTGCTCTCTGGGCTATGGGAGTGACGCAACATGGTGGAGGGGCTGACACAAGTACAGCTATTTCCAATCTGCTTCTTGTGACAGGAAATTATGGAAAACCGGGGACAGGTGCTTACCCACTTCGCGGACATAACAACGTTCAGGGTGCAAGTGACTTTGGAAGTATGCCAGATAAAATGCCTGGATATGAAAATGTCACTGACGAGAAGGTACGCGAAAAGTATGAAAAAGCATGGGGTACACCATTACCGCAGGAAATTGGTTTGAACAACCACGAAATGGTTGAGCATATCCATGAAGGAAAATTAAAAGCGATGTACTTAAAAGGAGAGGATATGGGGATTGTTGACTCAAACATCAACCATGTACATGCTGCATTCGAAAAGCTGGACTTTTTCGTTGTACAGGATCTTTTCCTAACGAAGACCGCAGAATTTGCTGATGTGGTTCTTCCAGCAAGTCCGAGTCTTGAAAAGGAAGGGACATTTACGAACACAGAGCGTCGTTTCCAGCGTTTATACCAGGCACTTGAACCACTAGGAGATTCTAAACCTGACTGGCAAATCATTATGGACATTGCGAATGAGATGGGCGCAGGATGGGACTATTCAGATCCGAGCGAGATTATGACTGAAGCTGTTCAGCTTGCTAATATGTTCGCAGGTGTTTCGTATGAGCGTCTTGAAGGATATAACAGTCAACAGTGGCCGGTTTATGCAGATGGGAAAGATTCTCCACTCTTATTCATGGATGAGTTTCCGTTCCCTGATGGAAAAGCACGTCTCTTCCCTGTTGAATGGACGAAGCCGCTTGAATTTGAAGACCAGTATGATCTTCATGTTAATAATGGACGCTTACTCGAACATTTCCACGAAGGCAATATGACATACAAAAACGAAGGCATCACGTCAAAAACACCGAGTACGTTTGTTGAAGTGTCACCTGAGCTTGCCGAGGAACGCGGACTTACAGATGGCACGTTAGTAAGATTAACTTCTCCTTATGGAGCTGTAAAAATCAAATGTTTAGTAACCAATCGTGTTCAAGGAAAAGAAATCTATATTCCGCTAAATGATAGTGATGATGCAGCTGTCAACCTATTAACAAGCAGTTATGCTGATAAAGATACGGATACTCCAGTATATAAAGAATTAAAAGCGAAGATGGAAATTCTTCAAGATAAGGGAACCTCTCCTCTTCCAAAGATCAATCACCGATATGGGAACCCGCAACCACAGAAAGGTGTTATGGTTGAACGAAAATGGGCAAGAAAAGACTATATGTTCCCCGGGGATATGGTGACGAAGGAGGCAACCAATTATGGCAAAAGCCATTAAGCAAATCAGACGGATTGAGCTCTCGGCAGAGGAACAACGAGCAAATGATTTAAGAGAGATTGAAGATGCTCTGATTGAGAACAAAGATGCGCTTCTCCAGGCTCTAAATGTTGTTGGGGGAATGAAGGAGCGAGGTGTCCTTTCTCTTCTTAGTGGATTGTTTGGGGAAGGTGACCGTGTTCTAAAAGTGATTGTTGATTTATTGAATGTGCCCGAAAATACGACTGCTTTAAAGAACCTCATGCTCCTGTTCGGTGTTGCTGGAAAAATCAATGTTGAGGAACTCGAACCTCTTCTTTTAAAAGTAAATAAGGGGATTGAAAATGTTTCAAAGCATTCGGAAGATGCTCAAAAGACAGGTTATCTGGATTTGCTTAGACTCCTGAAAGATCCGGAAGTGAATCGCTCCTTAACGATTCTGATCACGTTTCTAAAAGGAATGGGCCAGTCGACTGAGCAAGAAGAACAGGTTAGTGATAAAGCGAGAGCGTCAGAAACGAGACAGGATATTTAGTCTTACACCAACCTTATATAGTTGTAAAAAGCCCCGCTGAGCGGGGCTTTTTCATGTTGTGCGGCGTTTTAATAGGATAGTCGTTGCCAGAAACGTTATGAGGATACCCATTGTATCCGGTACAAGAACATCAATTAAATGACCTGTCCTTCCCTCGATCAAGCTTTGATGAAATTCATCAAACATCGCGTATCCAAATGCAACAAGAGAGCCATATATAGGACCATATGACCTTTTCTTAAAAGTCATCACACAGAAAAACGCAAGAAGTCCAAAGGAGCCAACGTGGGCAGCCTTTCTTAGAAAGAACTCAACGTATTGATATGGTTCGGATGGCGTGACAAGTGCACCGTCGTAAGTGAATTCTACATCAGGTAAATCATTTTCGGTAATCGTGATGAAATCTTTAAAGAATGGTTTCAAATCCTGTTCCTGATAGGGCGTATGAGAGGAGATGAAAAGAACGCCCATCATGATAAGAGCAAGAATTGGCCACTTCCAATAGGTAAAGAACGTCACACTTTTCACACTTTCTATTGAGCAGTTTAGTCACTATCATACCGGATTTTGTGCATAGTAGGTAGAGATTTCATGATATTCCATTAGAAGGGGCTATTTGATGATTAGTTGAACCATTCGGACCTTTAGGGGCAGTTGAGCTTGTATATTACTGCCCTTAATGGTGGAGGGGATAAATGTTAAAGTATTGTTTGGAATCAGTGTATGGTCTCTTTCTTTAATTCAAATTTTATATAATAGAAAGTAGACAACAAAGGAAAGGGGATGTGTCATGAATATTTCTGTGGTTGGCACAGGGTATGTAGGGTCAGTAACAGGTGTTAGTTTAGCGGAAATTGGTCATCATGTTATCTGTATCGATATTGATCAACAGAAAGTATTGGTGATGAATAATGGTCAGTCCCCTATTTATGAACCTCACCTGGAGCATCTGATGCAGAAGAACCTTCAATCCGGTCATTTATCATTTACGACCTCCTATCTTAACGGGCTTTCATCAGCGGATGTGGTTTATATTGCAGTAGGGACACCTCAGCTTCCGGATGGAACAGCAGATTTGCAATTTATTGAGCAAGCTGCACATGACATCGCATTCTCTATTACCCAGGATACGATTGTCGTCATGAAAAGTACGGTACCTGTTGGAACAAATGATAAGATAAAAACGATCATTCAGGAAGCGGCTGCTTCAAACATAACCATTGAAATGGTCTCAAACCCTGAATTTTTACGAGAAGGCTCAGCCATTCATGATACATTTAACGGAGATCGAATAGTTATTGGCGCTGAAAATAAACGAGCCGCATCGGTGATTGAAAGCATTAATGCTCCTTTTGGGCTTCCTATCTATCATACAGACCTTAAAAGTGCTGAAATGATTAAATACGCGTCAAACGCATTTCTCGCAACAAAGATCAGTTTTATTAATGAAATTTCTGCAATTTGTGAAAAAGTGGGGGCAAATATTGAAGACGTTGCTTTAGGGATGGGAAAAGATAAGCGTATAGGTGAGCAATTCCTAAAAGCAGGAATTGGCTATGGAGGCTCCTGTTTTCCTAAGGATACCAATGCACTCGTTCAGCTTGCTGGAAATAACCATCATGACTTTAAACTTCTTAAGTCCGTCATCGAAGTAAACAATTCACAGCAGCTGAAATTATTCCAAAAGGCGAAGGAAACGATTGGAGATCTTCAAGGAAAGACTATCGCACTGCTTGGTCTTGCCTTTAAACCAAATACGGATGATATGAGGGAAGCGGCATCGATCCCAATTGCACGATCGCTTGTTGAAGCAGGTGCTAAAGTCGTGGCTTACGACCCGATAGCCATCCCTAATGCAAAGGGCTTCCTTCCTGAGGAAGTCGTATTCAAAGAGACGATCGAAGAGGCGTTAATTGACACAGATGCTGTTTTTATCCTCACAGAATGGGCAGAAATTAAAGAAATCGACCTTTCTACTTTTCAAAGATTGATGAAATCTCCAGTAGTAATTGACGGAAGAAATTGTTATTCCTTACATGAAGTATCCAGGTTTCCAATTCATTATATCTCAATTGGGCGCCCTACCATTATTAGCAAGCTCGTCCCTCTCTAGCAAAAGAACCAACCCTGCAGATGGAAGTTTCACTCTACCCCCATTATTATTCTGAATAGGAAACTTGAAAATATTATGTAGTTTGGTAAAATATGTTTTGTTAGCTTGTGAATAAGGGCATTGAATAGCATTCTAATAAAAAGAGAGCAGTAATGAAGGATGCCGCCTGAATGGAGTGGGAGAATGGTAGAAAAAACGTGTACTGAATGTAACAAGCCGTCCTACAGTAGCAATTACCAGGGAGAATGGATTTTTCCTTATTGCGGTATCGATATGACTAAAGTTCCCGTGAATAATGAAGCGTATATTGACCAGGTCGCGTCCAATA harbors:
- the fdhF gene encoding formate dehydrogenase subunit alpha; protein product: MSDSIHITINGRSTAVDESKSVLQALNENELDLPSICYHPSLGAIETCDTCMVEVNGEIVRGCSTKLSNGDSINMTASHVKEAQNIAMDRILYNHELYCTVCDYNNGTCEVHNTVKQMKMNHQSIPFESKPDPVDNSNPFYRYDPDQCILCGRCVEACQDVQVTETLTIDWERERPRVIWDNDVAINESSCVSCGHCSTVCPCNAMMEKGMEGETGLLTGIQKDTLRPMIELTKNVETGYNSILAISDMESAMRENDIKKTKTVCTYCGVGCSFDVWTKGRDILKVEPQAEAPANGISTCVKGKFGWDYVNSDERLTKPLIREGDSFREAEWEEALQLISSKFAEVKENHGSNALSFISSSKCTNEESYLMQKLGRSIIGTNNIDNCSRYCQTPATVGLFRTVGHGGDAGSIKDIEMSELVIVIGSNTSESHPVLSTRVKSSNKLHGQKLIVSDLRKHEMAERSDLFVRPSSGTDLVWLSAVTKYIIDQGWADEAFLKDRVNGLDDYIASLDQYTMSYASEVTGIAEEKLIQIAEMIHEAKTTVALWAMGVTQHGGGADTSTAISNLLLVTGNYGKPGTGAYPLRGHNNVQGASDFGSMPDKMPGYENVTDEKVREKYEKAWGTPLPQEIGLNNHEMVEHIHEGKLKAMYLKGEDMGIVDSNINHVHAAFEKLDFFVVQDLFLTKTAEFADVVLPASPSLEKEGTFTNTERRFQRLYQALEPLGDSKPDWQIIMDIANEMGAGWDYSDPSEIMTEAVQLANMFAGVSYERLEGYNSQQWPVYADGKDSPLLFMDEFPFPDGKARLFPVEWTKPLEFEDQYDLHVNNGRLLEHFHEGNMTYKNEGITSKTPSTFVEVSPELAEERGLTDGTLVRLTSPYGAVKIKCLVTNRVQGKEIYIPLNDSDDAAVNLLTSSYADKDTDTPVYKELKAKMEILQDKGTSPLPKINHRYGNPQPQKGVMVERKWARKDYMFPGDMVTKEATNYGKSH
- a CDS encoding DUF1641 domain-containing protein yields the protein MAKAIKQIRRIELSAEEQRANDLREIEDALIENKDALLQALNVVGGMKERGVLSLLSGLFGEGDRVLKVIVDLLNVPENTTALKNLMLLFGVAGKINVEELEPLLLKVNKGIENVSKHSEDAQKTGYLDLLRLLKDPEVNRSLTILITFLKGMGQSTEQEEQVSDKARASETRQDI
- a CDS encoding VanZ family protein, translated to MTFFTYWKWPILALIMMGVLFISSHTPYQEQDLKPFFKDFITITENDLPDVEFTYDGALVTPSEPYQYVEFFLRKAAHVGSFGLLAFFCVMTFKKRSYGPIYGSLVAFGYAMFDEFHQSLIEGRTGHLIDVLVPDTMGILITFLATTILLKRRTT
- a CDS encoding UDP-glucose dehydrogenase family protein, which translates into the protein MNISVVGTGYVGSVTGVSLAEIGHHVICIDIDQQKVLVMNNGQSPIYEPHLEHLMQKNLQSGHLSFTTSYLNGLSSADVVYIAVGTPQLPDGTADLQFIEQAAHDIAFSITQDTIVVMKSTVPVGTNDKIKTIIQEAAASNITIEMVSNPEFLREGSAIHDTFNGDRIVIGAENKRAASVIESINAPFGLPIYHTDLKSAEMIKYASNAFLATKISFINEISAICEKVGANIEDVALGMGKDKRIGEQFLKAGIGYGGSCFPKDTNALVQLAGNNHHDFKLLKSVIEVNNSQQLKLFQKAKETIGDLQGKTIALLGLAFKPNTDDMREAASIPIARSLVEAGAKVVAYDPIAIPNAKGFLPEEVVFKETIEEALIDTDAVFILTEWAEIKEIDLSTFQRLMKSPVVIDGRNCYSLHEVSRFPIHYISIGRPTIISKLVPL